The following are encoded together in the Variovorax sp. PBS-H4 genome:
- a CDS encoding M14 family metallopeptidase has translation MGSIGEWLAGDGAARTSGNLPVGSMASGAPVALPWLGVRGAKPGRTLWLHGQVHGDEINGIVAALRFVRGLDPSTMSGHVIVTPTGNPQALDARRKRNPYDELDLDQSYPGSPSGLITERVAHALIDEVRGVADVLINLHTMNPLFDAPPYTVYKHHPGSGITEEQLLAAMACFHPTLACRQDVGGKGELPGNIAGALDYQCLAAGTLAFMLELGSGSRLQPANVALAEAGFLALAQQLGILHGNQAAGPARMRTVSRRGWVTAQQGGLFVPRCSAGDLVEKGESIGELLGMDGSAVPVPPFEHDGILIGLRTDPVVHTGERLAFVAWEWADRAPPSAH, from the coding sequence ATGGGATCGATAGGTGAATGGCTGGCCGGAGACGGTGCGGCGCGCACGTCGGGCAATCTCCCCGTCGGCTCGATGGCATCGGGAGCGCCGGTTGCGTTGCCGTGGCTGGGCGTGCGCGGCGCGAAGCCGGGCCGCACGCTCTGGCTGCATGGCCAGGTCCATGGCGACGAGATCAACGGCATCGTGGCGGCGCTGCGGTTCGTGCGCGGCCTGGACCCGTCGACGATGAGCGGCCACGTCATCGTCACGCCCACCGGCAACCCCCAGGCCCTCGATGCCCGCCGCAAGCGCAATCCCTATGACGAGCTCGACCTCGACCAGAGCTACCCCGGCAGCCCGAGCGGCCTGATCACCGAGCGCGTGGCGCATGCGCTGATCGACGAGGTACGCGGCGTGGCCGATGTACTGATCAACCTCCACACCATGAACCCGCTGTTCGACGCGCCGCCCTACACGGTGTACAAGCACCACCCCGGCAGCGGCATCACCGAGGAGCAGCTGCTGGCCGCCATGGCCTGCTTCCACCCGACGCTGGCGTGCCGGCAGGACGTGGGCGGCAAGGGCGAGCTGCCCGGCAACATCGCGGGCGCGCTCGACTACCAGTGCCTCGCGGCGGGCACGCTGGCCTTCATGCTCGAACTGGGCAGCGGCAGCCGGCTGCAGCCGGCCAACGTGGCGCTTGCCGAGGCCGGCTTCCTCGCACTCGCGCAGCAGCTCGGCATCCTCCATGGCAACCAGGCCGCAGGCCCCGCGCGCATGCGAACCGTCAGCCGCCGCGGCTGGGTCACGGCTCAACAGGGCGGCCTGTTCGTGCCGCGCTGCAGCGCCGGCGACCTCGTGGAGAAGGGCGAATCCATTGGCGAACTGCTGGGCATGGACGGCAGCGCTGTGCCTGTGCCGCCCTTCGAGCACGACGGCATCCTGATCGGCCTGCGCACCGACCCCGTGGTCCACACCGGCGAGCGCCTGGCCTTCGTCGCCTGGGAATGGGCTGACCGCGCACCGCCCTCCGCCCACTGA
- a CDS encoding Bug family tripartite tricarboxylate transporter substrate binding protein, translating to MNTASIARLPTVSGFGRRPLLAAAAACIATSLGLLPAGAAHAQDWPEADKPIRIVVGFPAGGGADALARAVTAPLGKALGSTVLVENRPGAGGLLATEYVAKQPADGYTLYVATPGSFTIWPSLRKLNYEPSKDFAPVSLMVTMPNLLVTGAGTPYTSVATLLTAAKAPNARIDYASGGVGTIGQIAAEQLNVLAGVHLMHVPYKGTAPLLTDVIGGVVPVTFSDPSAKALIDSGKLRLLAQTGAKRSPLFPGTPTMAEAGVPGYDLSNWYGMVVPASTPPAIVNKLNAALVKVMALPEVRTQLAGAGMEAVSSTPAAFGTHIAKERARWAALIAKANIRAE from the coding sequence ATGAATACTGCATCGATCGCCCGTTTGCCGACCGTTTCCGGCTTCGGCCGCCGCCCACTGCTCGCCGCCGCAGCGGCCTGCATTGCCACCTCCCTGGGCCTGCTGCCTGCGGGCGCAGCACACGCGCAGGACTGGCCGGAGGCGGACAAGCCGATCCGCATCGTCGTCGGCTTCCCGGCGGGCGGCGGTGCGGATGCGCTGGCCCGCGCCGTCACCGCGCCGCTGGGCAAGGCGCTGGGCAGCACCGTGCTGGTCGAGAACCGTCCGGGCGCCGGCGGCCTGCTGGCCACCGAGTACGTGGCCAAGCAGCCGGCGGATGGCTACACGCTGTACGTGGCCACGCCCGGCTCCTTCACCATCTGGCCCTCGTTGCGCAAGCTGAACTACGAGCCGTCCAAGGATTTCGCCCCCGTCAGCCTGATGGTGACCATGCCCAACCTGCTGGTGACCGGGGCCGGCACGCCTTACACGAGCGTGGCCACCCTGCTGACCGCGGCCAAGGCGCCCAATGCGCGGATCGACTACGCCTCGGGCGGCGTGGGCACCATTGGCCAGATCGCGGCCGAGCAGCTCAACGTGCTTGCCGGCGTGCACCTCATGCACGTGCCGTACAAGGGCACGGCACCGCTGCTGACCGACGTGATCGGCGGCGTGGTGCCCGTCACCTTCTCGGACCCATCGGCCAAGGCGCTGATCGACAGCGGCAAGCTGCGCCTGCTCGCGCAGACCGGCGCCAAGCGCTCGCCCTTGTTCCCCGGGACGCCCACCATGGCCGAAGCGGGCGTCCCGGGCTACGACCTGTCCAACTGGTACGGCATGGTCGTGCCGGCCTCCACGCCCCCGGCCATCGTGAACAAGCTCAATGCCGCGCTGGTCAAGGTCATGGCGCTGCCCGAGGTCCGCACCCAGCTCGCAGGCGCGGGGATGGAGGCGGTTTCGAGCACGCCGGCTGCCTTCGGCACGCACATCGCCAAGGAACGGGCCCGGTGGGCCGCGTTGATCGCGAAGGCGAACATCCGGGCGGAGTGA
- a CDS encoding molybdopterin-dependent oxidoreductase — MPQHRADPSYKPHSAHWGAFSAAWDGQTLSVKPRAGDPDPNPLIENFPEALRHKARVTTPMVRKGWLERGPGADAMRGRDTFVAMGWPEVLDLLSKELQRVKDDHGAQAIFGGSYGWSSAGRFHHAQSQVHRFLNTTLGGYVRSVNNYSAGAALPLLPHVLGSLDEVARRNVTWEQIVEHSEFVLCFGGMALKNSRVASGGVSRHIERHSMQAAAKRGCRFICISPLKSDLPDEAASEWLPVTPGTDTALMLALVHALVTRGLHDSDFIRRYCDGWSAFEDYLLGRSDGTPKTAAWAAPLCGVAEQRITELALALAGKRVLVVVSHSLQRSEHGEQPVWMGAVLAAALGQLGLPGGGYNYALGTLAHYGRRNNAVPVAALPQGTNGVEDFIPVARISDMLLNPGQPFDYNGVRRRYPHIRLAYWAGGNPFHHHQDLHRLAEALRTLETFVVHEIAWTGTARHADIVLPCTMTLEREDIGATSTDPLMVAMHRIAEPHGQARDDYDIFCDLAERLGRLDEFSEGRTSREWLAHLYERTRKALHDQGLEAPGFEAFWQRGELTLPQQDDDGGLLRAFREDPVAHPLPTPSGKVQISSPTIANFGYADCPGHPAWLPFRYAPTAEYPLWLVANQPHAKLHSQMDFGGHSQASKRSGREVCTLHPAAAGARGIREGDIVRLHNEIGACLASAHLSADLREDVVQLATGAWYDPATDEQGRAMCAHGNPNVLTRDIGTSSLAQGCAGQLSTVQIERHEGLLPPIRAFDPPSA, encoded by the coding sequence ATGCCCCAGCATCGCGCAGATCCCTCCTACAAGCCGCACAGCGCGCACTGGGGCGCGTTTTCGGCGGCATGGGACGGCCAGACCTTGTCCGTGAAGCCGCGCGCGGGCGATCCGGACCCGAACCCGCTGATCGAGAACTTTCCCGAGGCACTGCGCCACAAGGCGCGGGTGACCACGCCGATGGTGCGCAAAGGCTGGCTCGAGCGCGGCCCGGGCGCCGATGCGATGCGCGGGCGCGACACCTTCGTTGCCATGGGCTGGCCCGAGGTGCTGGACCTGCTGTCCAAGGAGCTCCAGCGCGTGAAGGACGACCACGGGGCCCAGGCCATCTTCGGCGGAAGCTACGGGTGGTCGAGCGCAGGGCGCTTTCACCACGCGCAAAGCCAGGTCCACCGCTTCCTCAACACCACGCTCGGCGGCTATGTGCGCTCGGTGAACAACTACAGCGCGGGCGCAGCCCTGCCGCTCCTGCCGCATGTGCTCGGCAGCCTGGACGAAGTCGCCCGCCGCAACGTCACCTGGGAGCAGATCGTCGAGCACTCGGAGTTCGTGCTCTGCTTCGGCGGCATGGCCTTGAAGAACTCCCGCGTGGCTTCCGGCGGCGTGAGCCGGCACATCGAGCGCCACTCCATGCAGGCCGCGGCGAAGCGGGGCTGCCGCTTCATCTGCATCAGCCCCTTGAAGAGCGATCTGCCCGACGAGGCGGCCTCCGAGTGGCTGCCGGTGACGCCGGGCACGGACACCGCCTTGATGCTGGCGCTGGTCCATGCACTGGTGACGCGCGGACTGCACGACAGCGACTTCATCCGCCGCTATTGCGACGGCTGGAGCGCCTTCGAGGACTACCTCCTGGGCCGAAGCGATGGCACGCCCAAGACTGCGGCCTGGGCGGCGCCGCTGTGCGGCGTGGCCGAGCAACGCATCACCGAGCTCGCGCTGGCGCTCGCCGGCAAGCGCGTGCTGGTCGTCGTCTCGCATTCGTTGCAGCGATCCGAACACGGCGAGCAGCCGGTCTGGATGGGGGCGGTGCTGGCCGCCGCCCTCGGCCAGCTGGGCCTCCCCGGAGGCGGCTACAACTATGCGCTGGGCACGCTCGCCCACTATGGCAGGCGCAACAATGCCGTGCCCGTGGCCGCGCTGCCGCAGGGCACGAACGGCGTCGAAGACTTCATCCCGGTCGCGCGCATTTCCGACATGCTGCTCAACCCGGGCCAGCCCTTCGACTACAACGGCGTGCGGCGCCGCTACCCGCACATCCGCCTTGCCTACTGGGCCGGGGGCAACCCGTTCCACCACCATCAGGACCTTCACCGCCTGGCCGAGGCGCTGCGCACGCTGGAGACCTTCGTGGTGCATGAGATCGCCTGGACCGGCACCGCACGCCATGCCGACATCGTGCTGCCCTGCACGATGACGCTGGAGCGCGAAGACATCGGCGCGACATCGACCGACCCGCTGATGGTCGCGATGCACCGCATTGCCGAGCCGCACGGGCAAGCCCGTGACGACTACGACATCTTCTGCGACCTGGCCGAGCGCCTGGGGCGGCTCGACGAGTTCAGCGAAGGCCGCACCTCGCGCGAGTGGCTCGCCCATCTCTACGAGCGCACCCGCAAGGCATTGCACGACCAGGGCCTGGAAGCGCCCGGGTTCGAGGCTTTCTGGCAGCGCGGCGAGCTCACGCTGCCGCAGCAGGACGATGACGGTGGCCTGCTGCGCGCTTTCCGCGAAGACCCGGTGGCGCATCCGCTGCCCACGCCGAGCGGCAAGGTGCAGATCAGCTCGCCCACCATCGCCAACTTCGGCTATGCGGACTGCCCGGGGCATCCGGCATGGCTGCCCTTCAGGTACGCGCCCACTGCCGAATACCCGCTGTGGCTGGTCGCCAACCAGCCGCACGCGAAGCTGCACAGCCAGATGGACTTCGGAGGCCACAGCCAGGCAAGCAAGCGCAGCGGGCGGGAGGTCTGCACCCTGCATCCGGCCGCGGCCGGCGCGCGCGGCATCCGCGAAGGGGACATCGTGCGGCTCCACAACGAAATCGGTGCATGCCTGGCGAGCGCGCATCTGAGCGCGGACCTGCGCGAGGACGTGGTGCAGCTGGCGACCGGCGCCTGGTATGACCCGGCGACGGACGAACAGGGCCGCGCCATGTGCGCACACGGCAACCCGAACGTGCTCACGCGGGACATCGGCACGTCCTCGCTCGCCCAGGGGTGTGCGGGGCAGCTCTCGACCGTGCAGATCGAGCGCCACGAGGGCCTCTTGCCGCCTATCCGGGCGTTCGACCCACCGTCGGCATAG
- a CDS encoding Bug family tripartite tricarboxylate transporter substrate binding protein: MHRRTLIAGALLALAAGPVLAQSDWPQRPVKFIVPAAAGGTNDVLGRYLQEPLQKILGQPVVMEYKPGAGGAIASQYVAQQPADGYTFLLHGSGFVTVPLVQRKPSYDALKDFVPVTLLGTSPMVLMTHPSMPATLGEFVQQARAKPGSLEWGASALGGVGQLAMEAFHEAAGIHKMVMVPYPGAGPSAQALLAGQTKYMLSTPSSVTSGFVKDGKMRILGVSTARRSPLLPDVPSIAEVVPGYDTQTWFGLLARTGTPPQMIAKLADAIAKVMAQPDIQEKFRAVYVVPKTGTKELGDIVRTDHELWGQVVKANNITMD; encoded by the coding sequence ATGCACCGCCGTACCCTCATCGCAGGCGCCCTGCTGGCCCTGGCCGCCGGCCCGGTCCTGGCCCAGAGCGACTGGCCCCAGCGCCCCGTCAAGTTCATCGTGCCCGCTGCCGCGGGCGGCACCAACGACGTGCTCGGCCGCTATCTCCAGGAGCCGCTGCAAAAGATCCTGGGCCAGCCGGTGGTGATGGAATACAAGCCCGGCGCCGGCGGCGCCATCGCTTCGCAATACGTCGCGCAGCAACCGGCCGACGGCTACACCTTCCTGCTGCACGGCAGCGGCTTCGTCACGGTGCCGCTGGTGCAGAGAAAGCCGAGCTACGACGCGCTCAAGGACTTCGTCCCGGTGACGCTGCTGGGCACCTCGCCGATGGTGCTGATGACCCATCCGTCCATGCCGGCCACCCTCGGCGAATTCGTGCAGCAGGCGCGGGCCAAACCCGGCTCTCTCGAGTGGGGTGCCTCTGCGCTGGGCGGTGTCGGCCAGCTGGCGATGGAGGCCTTTCACGAGGCCGCGGGCATCCACAAGATGGTGATGGTGCCCTACCCCGGCGCGGGCCCCTCGGCGCAGGCGCTGCTCGCGGGGCAGACCAAGTACATGCTGTCGACCCCGTCGTCGGTCACCTCCGGCTTCGTGAAGGACGGCAAGATGCGCATCCTCGGCGTGTCCACCGCCAGGCGCAGTCCGCTGCTGCCTGATGTGCCGAGCATCGCGGAAGTGGTGCCCGGCTACGACACGCAGACCTGGTTCGGGCTGCTGGCACGCACTGGCACGCCGCCGCAGATGATCGCGAAGCTCGCCGACGCGATCGCCAAGGTGATGGCGCAGCCGGACATCCAGGAGAAGTTCCGCGCCGTCTACGTGGTGCCGAAGACCGGCACGAAGGAGCTGGGCGACATCGTCCGGACCGATCACGAGCTGTGGGGCCAGGTGGTCAAGGCCAACAACATCACGATGGATTGA
- a CDS encoding NADPH:quinone oxidoreductase family protein: protein MKAIVCRSFGSVDQLDYAELPERPLLPNEVRVRVRAAGVNFPDSLKIEGLHQIKPPLPWVPGSETGGVVEAVGARVSSFKPGDRVMGVSDARGGGFAEQIVLDAERVFALPSRMSFEEAAATPVVYGTTLYALKQRGRLAAGEWLLVLGAAGGVGLATVQLGQAMGARVIAAASTPEKRALCLEHGAEHAIDYTQPGWREEVKALTGGRGVDVAYDPVGGDAFDEAVRCMAFDGRYLVIGFTSGRIPQIQVNYPLVKGFDILGVRYDVWRDNCWPEARANLLQVLAFYEQQRIRPLVSGRYPLPRAVEALRSITSRTTTGKVVLVAG, encoded by the coding sequence ATGAAAGCCATCGTCTGCCGCAGCTTCGGGTCGGTCGATCAGCTGGACTACGCCGAACTCCCGGAGCGCCCACTGCTGCCGAACGAGGTGCGCGTTCGCGTCCGGGCCGCTGGCGTCAACTTTCCCGACTCGCTGAAAATCGAGGGGCTCCACCAGATCAAGCCGCCGCTGCCCTGGGTGCCCGGCAGCGAAACCGGCGGTGTGGTGGAAGCGGTCGGCGCGCGGGTGAGTTCCTTCAAGCCCGGCGATCGCGTGATGGGCGTGTCCGATGCGCGCGGTGGCGGCTTCGCCGAGCAGATCGTGCTGGATGCCGAGCGCGTGTTCGCCCTGCCTTCGCGCATGAGCTTCGAGGAAGCCGCGGCCACGCCGGTGGTCTACGGCACCACCCTCTATGCCTTGAAACAGCGCGGCCGCCTCGCCGCGGGCGAATGGCTGCTGGTGCTGGGCGCGGCGGGCGGCGTCGGCCTTGCGACGGTCCAGCTCGGCCAGGCCATGGGCGCGCGCGTGATCGCGGCAGCCAGCACGCCGGAGAAGCGCGCGCTGTGCCTGGAGCACGGCGCCGAGCACGCCATCGACTACACGCAGCCGGGCTGGCGCGAAGAGGTCAAGGCACTCACCGGCGGGCGCGGCGTGGACGTGGCCTACGATCCTGTGGGCGGCGACGCGTTCGACGAAGCCGTGCGCTGCATGGCCTTCGACGGCCGCTACCTGGTGATCGGCTTCACCTCGGGGCGCATTCCGCAGATCCAGGTCAACTATCCGCTGGTGAAGGGCTTCGATATCCTGGGCGTGCGCTACGACGTGTGGCGCGACAACTGCTGGCCCGAAGCGCGCGCCAACCTGCTGCAGGTGCTGGCCTTCTACGAGCAGCAACGCATCCGGCCGCTCGTCTCGGGTCGCTATCCGCTGCCGCGCGCGGTGGAGGCATTGCGCAGCATCACCTCCCGCACGACCACGGGCAAGGTGGTGCTGGTCGCGGGGTGA
- a CDS encoding FadR/GntR family transcriptional regulator, with protein MSNESLYQPVRTRRGFEAVCDRIRDQLMSGELKPGDRLPGERELAERFGIGRAAARDALRSLEVSGVVEARKGINGGFYIRSGGSGGMVQTMQDMVSLAQASLENVMEARTEIICVAIRLACPRATDEEFDAIQRDIDLHTDLFRLGRASRNTQSVIEFYRLIALATHNPLVLMMVDALSEVYRAMLVTVDPRPNKDIMVVRQRVLDLMRQRDAHAASDAMAQHLRKVTEYLISERDKKQKRTGSPRAG; from the coding sequence ATGTCGAACGAATCGCTCTATCAACCTGTGCGCACGCGCCGCGGCTTCGAGGCCGTGTGCGATCGCATCCGCGACCAGCTGATGAGCGGCGAGCTGAAGCCGGGTGACCGCCTTCCTGGCGAGCGCGAGCTCGCCGAGCGCTTCGGCATTGGCCGGGCGGCCGCGCGCGATGCGCTGCGCAGCCTCGAGGTCTCGGGCGTGGTGGAGGCGCGCAAGGGCATCAACGGCGGCTTCTACATTCGCAGCGGCGGCAGCGGCGGGATGGTGCAGACGATGCAGGACATGGTGTCGCTCGCGCAGGCTTCGCTGGAGAACGTGATGGAGGCGCGCACCGAGATCATCTGCGTGGCGATCCGTCTTGCGTGTCCACGCGCGACCGATGAGGAGTTCGATGCGATCCAGCGCGACATCGACCTGCACACCGACCTGTTCCGCCTGGGCCGCGCTTCGCGCAACACGCAGTCGGTGATCGAGTTCTACCGCCTGATCGCGCTGGCCACGCACAACCCGCTGGTGCTGATGATGGTGGACGCGCTGTCGGAGGTCTACCGCGCCATGCTCGTCACCGTGGACCCGCGGCCGAACAAGGACATCATGGTCGTGCGCCAGCGGGTGCTGGACCTGATGCGGCAGCGCGATGCCCACGCGGCTTCCGACGCGATGGCGCAGCACCTGCGCAAGGTGACGGAGTACCTGATCAGCGAGCGCGACAAGAAGCAGAAGCGCACGGGCTCGCCGCGCGCCGGTTGA
- a CDS encoding acyl-CoA dehydrogenase family protein: MDLELSPEQRAFRDEVRTFIRSRLPAEIRERLRAGHPPRKQDTVTWQRILNERGWAAPHWPRRYGGADLGQMERLILLDEIYRAPAPLPQVFNVGMLGPVLMKFGTPAQCDHFLPRLANLDVWFCQGFSEPGSGSDLASLRTSARRDGDYYVVNGQKIWTTTAHLADWVFALVRTDSEARKQEGISFLLIDLRTPGITIRPIRSIDGEHHLNEVFFDEVRVPAANLVGQENKGWDCAKYLLVNERTGIANVGLCRERLDYARELAARQIQAGTRLLDEAKLRGEMARLDAEIRALEITNWRFLLTESERQRLPAFASVLKLKGTELQQEINALLARIAGPGGLERRPADDVTHGPLAPRYFYSRAASIYGGTTEVQKDILAKAIVG; this comes from the coding sequence ATGGACCTGGAACTCAGCCCCGAGCAGCGCGCCTTCAGAGACGAGGTGCGCACTTTCATCCGGTCGCGCCTGCCCGCGGAGATCCGCGAACGGCTGCGCGCCGGCCATCCGCCACGCAAGCAGGACACCGTGACCTGGCAGCGCATCCTCAACGAGCGCGGATGGGCCGCGCCGCACTGGCCCCGGCGTTATGGCGGCGCCGACCTCGGCCAGATGGAGCGGCTGATCCTGCTGGACGAGATCTATCGCGCACCCGCGCCGCTGCCGCAGGTGTTCAACGTCGGCATGCTCGGGCCGGTGCTGATGAAGTTCGGCACACCCGCGCAGTGCGACCATTTCCTGCCGCGCCTGGCCAACCTCGATGTGTGGTTCTGCCAGGGCTTCTCGGAACCCGGGTCCGGCTCGGACCTCGCTTCTCTGCGCACCAGCGCACGGCGCGACGGTGACTACTACGTCGTCAATGGCCAGAAGATCTGGACCACCACGGCCCACCTCGCCGACTGGGTGTTCGCGCTTGTGCGCACCGACAGCGAGGCGCGCAAGCAGGAGGGAATTTCGTTCCTGCTGATCGACCTGCGCACGCCCGGCATCACCATCCGTCCGATCCGCTCCATCGACGGCGAGCACCATCTCAACGAAGTGTTCTTCGACGAGGTGCGCGTGCCCGCGGCCAATCTGGTCGGGCAGGAAAACAAGGGTTGGGACTGTGCGAAGTACCTGCTGGTCAACGAACGGACCGGCATCGCCAACGTGGGCCTGTGCCGCGAGCGGCTCGATTACGCGCGCGAGCTCGCCGCGCGCCAGATCCAGGCCGGCACACGCTTGCTCGACGAGGCGAAGCTGCGCGGCGAGATGGCCCGGCTCGACGCCGAGATCCGCGCGCTGGAGATCACCAACTGGCGCTTCCTGCTCACGGAGAGCGAGCGGCAGCGCCTGCCTGCCTTTGCATCGGTGCTCAAGCTCAAGGGCACCGAGCTGCAGCAGGAGATCAACGCGCTGCTGGCGCGCATCGCCGGGCCTGGCGGCCTGGAGCGCCGTCCCGCGGACGACGTGACGCACGGCCCGCTCGCGCCGCGCTACTTCTACTCGCGCGCCGCCTCCATCTACGGCGGCACGACCGAGGTGCAGAAGGACATCCTGGCGAAGGCCATCGTCGGCTGA
- a CDS encoding acyl-CoA dehydrogenase family protein, whose amino-acid sequence MNFELNEDQAALAESLQRALADRSGFEQRRALVASGAAHDAKAWAALAELGLTALPLPEAHGGFGGGARDLLPVMQALGRSLSLEPFLANTVLGGTALRLGADEATQARLLPRMASGELVLAWAHDEPAGRHAPLWVETRAERRNGRWVLDGIKSNVLAAGLAQHLVVSARVSGAPADADGCALFLVDPNGAGVALREFRLVDDTAAGELALREAEAEPLADPLDAAHARRAIEGTVTAGIAAACADMTGAAQSAYELAMDYLRTRKQFGRLIGENQALRHRAAEMLVCLEMARSMAMAAAVAADAPDGDDAPLDLHRAKLSVARNARQVAHGAIQLHGGIGMTEEYAVGHCLRRIHVLDQLFGDADAHTARLASALN is encoded by the coding sequence ATGAATTTCGAACTGAACGAGGACCAGGCCGCGCTCGCGGAAAGCCTGCAGCGCGCGCTGGCCGACCGCAGCGGCTTCGAGCAGCGCCGCGCGCTGGTAGCCTCCGGCGCGGCGCACGACGCCAAGGCCTGGGCTGCGCTTGCCGAGCTCGGCCTGACCGCGCTGCCCCTGCCCGAGGCGCACGGCGGCTTCGGCGGCGGCGCGCGCGACCTGCTGCCGGTGATGCAGGCCTTGGGCCGATCCCTGTCGTTGGAACCCTTTCTGGCGAATACGGTGCTTGGAGGCACCGCCCTGCGCCTGGGCGCGGACGAGGCCACGCAGGCGCGGCTGCTGCCCCGCATGGCGAGCGGCGAACTCGTGCTGGCCTGGGCCCACGACGAGCCCGCCGGCCGGCACGCGCCGTTGTGGGTGGAGACGCGCGCCGAGCGCAGGAACGGCCGCTGGGTGCTCGACGGCATCAAGTCGAACGTGCTGGCCGCAGGCCTCGCGCAGCACCTCGTCGTGAGCGCGCGCGTCAGCGGTGCGCCGGCCGATGCAGACGGCTGTGCGCTGTTCCTGGTGGACCCGAATGGGGCAGGCGTCGCGCTGCGCGAGTTCCGGCTGGTCGACGACACCGCCGCGGGCGAGCTCGCGCTGCGCGAAGCCGAGGCCGAGCCGCTGGCCGATCCGCTCGACGCAGCGCATGCGCGCCGCGCCATCGAAGGCACCGTGACGGCCGGCATCGCCGCCGCGTGCGCCGACATGACGGGGGCTGCCCAGTCGGCCTACGAACTCGCGATGGACTACCTGCGCACGCGCAAGCAGTTCGGCCGCCTCATCGGCGAGAACCAGGCGCTGCGGCACCGCGCGGCCGAGATGCTGGTCTGCCTCGAGATGGCGCGCAGCATGGCCATGGCCGCGGCCGTGGCGGCCGACGCCCCCGATGGTGATGACGCGCCCCTGGACCTGCACCGCGCCAAGTTGTCGGTCGCCCGCAATGCGCGCCAGGTCGCGCACGGTGCGATCCAGTTGCACGGCGGCATCGGAATGACCGAGGAATACGCGGTGGGTCACTGCCTGCGCCGCATCCACGTGCTGGACCAGCTGTTCGGCGATGCCGATGCACACACGGCGCGCCTCGCGTCCGCCTTGAACTGA